One region of Natronolimnobius baerhuensis genomic DNA includes:
- a CDS encoding DUF7342 family protein, translated as MEEPDPELQADADERESAPDFDALTDPQNLVRGERTRDDFFDAVLGLDSPATVGDIADLAGHGVDAAREYLDWFERMGIVTQVTESPATYERNDGYLRWRRVQQLQTQYTVDELLSALETERAADEEFAVTFGVDSPSDISITEYASATDQPVADAWEELSSWQTTRRRIDLLERALMADSGTSTDERTAV; from the coding sequence ATGGAAGAACCGGACCCGGAACTGCAAGCGGACGCCGACGAGCGCGAGTCGGCGCCTGATTTCGACGCGCTGACGGACCCACAAAATCTCGTCCGCGGAGAGCGAACGCGCGACGACTTCTTCGACGCCGTCCTCGGACTAGACAGCCCGGCGACGGTCGGTGATATTGCCGACCTCGCCGGTCACGGCGTCGATGCGGCGCGGGAGTACCTGGACTGGTTCGAGCGGATGGGAATCGTGACGCAGGTCACCGAATCGCCGGCGACGTACGAACGAAACGACGGCTATCTTCGCTGGCGTCGCGTCCAGCAACTCCAGACCCAGTACACGGTCGATGAACTCCTGTCTGCGCTCGAAACCGAACGAGCGGCTGACGAAGAGTTCGCCGTAACGTTCGGGGTCGACTCACCGAGCGACATCTCGATTACCGAATACGCCTCAGCGACTGACCAGCCAGTTGCGGATGCCTGGGAAGAACTTTCATCGTGGCAGACGACCCGCCGCCGAATCGATCTCCTCGAGCGCGCGCTCATGGCTGATTCCGGAACATCGACCGACGAACGAACAGCCGTATGA